One genomic region from Gloeocapsopsis sp. IPPAS B-1203 encodes:
- a CDS encoding sugar phosphate nucleotidyltransferase: MKAVILAGGLGTRISEETTIKPKPMVEIGGKPILWHIMK, from the coding sequence ATGAAAGCGGTAATACTGGCAGGGGGACTAGGAACGCGGATAAGTGAAGAGACAACAATCAAACCAAAACCAATGGTAGAGATTGGGGGAAAACCGATACTGTGGCACATTATGAAA